In Rosa chinensis cultivar Old Blush chromosome 1, RchiOBHm-V2, whole genome shotgun sequence, a genomic segment contains:
- the LOC112182532 gene encoding probable inactive receptor kinase At4g23740 isoform X1, with protein sequence MYVVGIKIEVLAEKMGKRVEALFIFLIIGTIFHIVNGDPVEDKQALLDFLHNVSHTRPLNWSENSSVCGNWTAVICNKDKSRIIELHLPGVGLNGPIPPNTLSRLSSLSVLSLRLNSFTGPFPSDFAKLGKLTSLYLQSNKFTGPLPSDFSVWKNLTVLNLSNNAFSGSIPSSISNLTHVTYLSLANNSLSGEIPDLNVPSLQQLDLANNNLTGSVPKSLERFPSSAFSGNNLSSLALPPALPVQPPSSSQPNSDKKLGEPAILGIAIGGCVLGFVVISFFMIICCSKKSDGDDNGGVAKAQKKQAVLKKGVSGNLDKDNRLSFFEGSNFAFDLEDLLRASAEVLGKGTFGTTYKAALEDANTVAVKRLKEVSVGKKEFEQQMQIVGSISHENVAPLRAYYYSKDEKLVVYDYFEQGSTSAMLHVKRGQGRTPLDWDTRLKIAVGTARGIAHIHTHNGGKLVHGNIKASNVFLNPQGYGCVSDVGLPTLMSPMPPPAVRNGGYRAPEVGDTRKSTPASDVYSFGVLLLELLTGKSPIHTTGGEEVVHLVRWVNSVVREEWTAEVFDVELLRYQNIEEEMVEMLQIGMSCVARMPEQRPKMLDVVKKVEEIRQVNTATPVNQPSPSEISTPAIIPSVADTGLIASTSQAQAQAQGQAQAQEQAQAQAQAQGQGQGKGPGPGPGPGPGPGQGQGQGQGQGQGQGQGQGQGQAQAQEQAQAQAQAQAQAQAQAQAVIIASTSAQATQAAQAQPQAQPK encoded by the exons ATGTACGTAGTTGGGATCAAGATTGAGGTTTTGGCTGAGAAAATGGGCAAGAGAGTAGAGGCTTTGTTCATTTTCTTGATCATTGGGACAATCTTTCATATTGTGAATGGTGATCCAGTTGAAGATAAGCAAGCTTTGCTTGATTTCCTTCACAATGTTTCCCACACACGCCCTCTAAATTGGAGTGAAAACTCATCTGTATGCGGAAATTGGACCGCTGTGATCTGCAACAAAGATAAGTCCAGAATCATAGAGCTTCATTTGCCTGGAGTTGGCTTAAATGGTCCAATCCCACCCAACACTCTCAGCCGTCTGTCTTCGCTTTCGGTTCTGAGTCTCAGATTGAATAGCTTCACAGGTCCATTCCCTTCTGATTTTGCTAAACTTGGAAAGTTAACCTCCCTTTATCTTCAATCCAACAAGTTCACAGGGCCATTGCCTTCGGATTTTTCGGTTTGGAAGAATCTCACTGTCCTGAATCTCTCAAACAATGCATTTAGTGGGAGCATCCCTTCTTCGATTTCCAACTTGACTCACGTGACATATCTGAGTCTTGCTAACAACTCGCTTTCGGGTGAAATTCCTGACCTCAATGTTCCTAGTTTGCAACAGCTTGATCTAGCCAACAACAATCTCACAGGCAGTGTGCCCAAGTCTCTTGAAAGATTCCCAAGTTCGGCCTTTTCGGGTAACAATCTTTCTTCACTAGCCCTTCCCCCAGCTCTTCCAGTTCAACCACCTAGTTCTTCTCAACCAAATAGTGACAAGAAGTTGGGTGAGCCTGCAATATTGGGAATTGCGATTGGCGGGTGTGTTCTGGGGTTTGTAGTGATATCCTTTTTCATGATCATTTGCTGCTCCAAGAAATCAGATGGTGATGATAATGGAGGGGTTGCAAAAGCACAGAAGAAACAAGCGGTTTTAAAGAAGGGTGTTTCAGGGAACCTAGACAAGGATAACAGGCTTTCCTTCTTTGAGGGTTccaattttgcatttgatttagaGGACTTGCTGAGGGCATCTGCTGAGGTTCTTGGTAAGGGAACCTTTGGGACAACGTATAAGGCGGCTTTGGAAGATGCAAATACTGTTGCGGTGAAGAGGTTGAAAGAAGTAAGTGTCGGAAAGAAGGAATTTGAGCAGCAGATGCAGATTGTGGGAAGCATCAGCCATGAGAATGTCGCCCCGCTGAGGGCGTATTACTACTCCAAGGATGAGAAGCTTGTTGTGTATGATTACTTTGAGCAGGGAAGCACCTCAGCAATGTTACATG TTAAAAGAGGACAGGGCAGGACTCCACTCGACTGGGACACCCGACTCAAAATAGCAGTTGGTACAGCGAGAGGCATTGCTCATATCCACACACACAATGGTGGGAAGCTTGTCCATGGAAACATAAAGGCCTCGAACGTTTTCCTTAACCCTCAAGGATATGGTTGTGTGTCTGATGTCGGCTTACCAACACTGATGAGTCCAATGCCTCCACCAGCAGTGCGCAATGGAGGATATCGAGCCCCGGAAGTGGGAGACACTCGGAAATCTACCCCTGCATCTGATGTTTATAGTTTCGGGGTGCTGTTGCTCGAGCTTCTCACTGGAAAAAGCCCAATACATACAACAGGTGGCGAAGAGGTTGTTCACTTGGTGAGGTGGGTGAACTCGGTGGTCAGAGAGGAATGGACAGCAGAAGTGTTTGATGTGGAGCTACTGAGGTACCAAAACATCGAGGAGGAGATGGTCGAGATGTTACAGATAGGAATGTCTTGCGTGGCCAGAATGCCCGAGCAGCGACCAAAAATGCTTGATGTCGTGAAGAAGGTGGAGGAAATTCGTCAAGTAAATACTGCGACTCCAGTTAATCAACCATCTCCATCAGAAATATCTACTCCAGCCATAATACCTTCTGTAGCTGATACAGGGCTCATAGCATCAACCTCTCAAGCACAAGCACAAGCACAAGGACAAGCACAAGCACAAGAACAAGCACAAGCACAAGCACAAGCACAAGGGCAAGGGCAAGGGAAAGGACCAGGACCAGGACCAGGACCAGGACCAGGACCAGGACAAGGACAAGGACAAGGACAAGGACAAGGACAAGGACAAGGACAAGGACAAGGACAAGGGCAAGCACAAGCACAAGAACAAGCACAAGCACAAGCACAAGCACAAGCACAAGCACAAGCACAAGCACAAGCAGTTATCATAGCATCAACCTCAGCACAAGCAACACAAGCAGCACAAGCACAACCACAAGCACAACCAAAGTGA
- the LOC112182532 gene encoding probable inactive receptor kinase At4g23740 isoform X2 has product MGKRVEALFIFLIIGTIFHIVNGDPVEDKQALLDFLHNVSHTRPLNWSENSSVCGNWTAVICNKDKSRIIELHLPGVGLNGPIPPNTLSRLSSLSVLSLRLNSFTGPFPSDFAKLGKLTSLYLQSNKFTGPLPSDFSVWKNLTVLNLSNNAFSGSIPSSISNLTHVTYLSLANNSLSGEIPDLNVPSLQQLDLANNNLTGSVPKSLERFPSSAFSGNNLSSLALPPALPVQPPSSSQPNSDKKLGEPAILGIAIGGCVLGFVVISFFMIICCSKKSDGDDNGGVAKAQKKQAVLKKGVSGNLDKDNRLSFFEGSNFAFDLEDLLRASAEVLGKGTFGTTYKAALEDANTVAVKRLKEVSVGKKEFEQQMQIVGSISHENVAPLRAYYYSKDEKLVVYDYFEQGSTSAMLHVKRGQGRTPLDWDTRLKIAVGTARGIAHIHTHNGGKLVHGNIKASNVFLNPQGYGCVSDVGLPTLMSPMPPPAVRNGGYRAPEVGDTRKSTPASDVYSFGVLLLELLTGKSPIHTTGGEEVVHLVRWVNSVVREEWTAEVFDVELLRYQNIEEEMVEMLQIGMSCVARMPEQRPKMLDVVKKVEEIRQVNTATPVNQPSPSEISTPAIIPSVADTGLIASTSQAQAQAQGQAQAQEQAQAQAQAQGQGQGKGPGPGPGPGPGPGQGQGQGQGQGQGQGQGQGQGQAQAQEQAQAQAQAQAQAQAQAQAVIIASTSAQATQAAQAQPQAQPK; this is encoded by the exons ATGGGCAAGAGAGTAGAGGCTTTGTTCATTTTCTTGATCATTGGGACAATCTTTCATATTGTGAATGGTGATCCAGTTGAAGATAAGCAAGCTTTGCTTGATTTCCTTCACAATGTTTCCCACACACGCCCTCTAAATTGGAGTGAAAACTCATCTGTATGCGGAAATTGGACCGCTGTGATCTGCAACAAAGATAAGTCCAGAATCATAGAGCTTCATTTGCCTGGAGTTGGCTTAAATGGTCCAATCCCACCCAACACTCTCAGCCGTCTGTCTTCGCTTTCGGTTCTGAGTCTCAGATTGAATAGCTTCACAGGTCCATTCCCTTCTGATTTTGCTAAACTTGGAAAGTTAACCTCCCTTTATCTTCAATCCAACAAGTTCACAGGGCCATTGCCTTCGGATTTTTCGGTTTGGAAGAATCTCACTGTCCTGAATCTCTCAAACAATGCATTTAGTGGGAGCATCCCTTCTTCGATTTCCAACTTGACTCACGTGACATATCTGAGTCTTGCTAACAACTCGCTTTCGGGTGAAATTCCTGACCTCAATGTTCCTAGTTTGCAACAGCTTGATCTAGCCAACAACAATCTCACAGGCAGTGTGCCCAAGTCTCTTGAAAGATTCCCAAGTTCGGCCTTTTCGGGTAACAATCTTTCTTCACTAGCCCTTCCCCCAGCTCTTCCAGTTCAACCACCTAGTTCTTCTCAACCAAATAGTGACAAGAAGTTGGGTGAGCCTGCAATATTGGGAATTGCGATTGGCGGGTGTGTTCTGGGGTTTGTAGTGATATCCTTTTTCATGATCATTTGCTGCTCCAAGAAATCAGATGGTGATGATAATGGAGGGGTTGCAAAAGCACAGAAGAAACAAGCGGTTTTAAAGAAGGGTGTTTCAGGGAACCTAGACAAGGATAACAGGCTTTCCTTCTTTGAGGGTTccaattttgcatttgatttagaGGACTTGCTGAGGGCATCTGCTGAGGTTCTTGGTAAGGGAACCTTTGGGACAACGTATAAGGCGGCTTTGGAAGATGCAAATACTGTTGCGGTGAAGAGGTTGAAAGAAGTAAGTGTCGGAAAGAAGGAATTTGAGCAGCAGATGCAGATTGTGGGAAGCATCAGCCATGAGAATGTCGCCCCGCTGAGGGCGTATTACTACTCCAAGGATGAGAAGCTTGTTGTGTATGATTACTTTGAGCAGGGAAGCACCTCAGCAATGTTACATG TTAAAAGAGGACAGGGCAGGACTCCACTCGACTGGGACACCCGACTCAAAATAGCAGTTGGTACAGCGAGAGGCATTGCTCATATCCACACACACAATGGTGGGAAGCTTGTCCATGGAAACATAAAGGCCTCGAACGTTTTCCTTAACCCTCAAGGATATGGTTGTGTGTCTGATGTCGGCTTACCAACACTGATGAGTCCAATGCCTCCACCAGCAGTGCGCAATGGAGGATATCGAGCCCCGGAAGTGGGAGACACTCGGAAATCTACCCCTGCATCTGATGTTTATAGTTTCGGGGTGCTGTTGCTCGAGCTTCTCACTGGAAAAAGCCCAATACATACAACAGGTGGCGAAGAGGTTGTTCACTTGGTGAGGTGGGTGAACTCGGTGGTCAGAGAGGAATGGACAGCAGAAGTGTTTGATGTGGAGCTACTGAGGTACCAAAACATCGAGGAGGAGATGGTCGAGATGTTACAGATAGGAATGTCTTGCGTGGCCAGAATGCCCGAGCAGCGACCAAAAATGCTTGATGTCGTGAAGAAGGTGGAGGAAATTCGTCAAGTAAATACTGCGACTCCAGTTAATCAACCATCTCCATCAGAAATATCTACTCCAGCCATAATACCTTCTGTAGCTGATACAGGGCTCATAGCATCAACCTCTCAAGCACAAGCACAAGCACAAGGACAAGCACAAGCACAAGAACAAGCACAAGCACAAGCACAAGCACAAGGGCAAGGGCAAGGGAAAGGACCAGGACCAGGACCAGGACCAGGACCAGGACCAGGACAAGGACAAGGACAAGGACAAGGACAAGGACAAGGACAAGGACAAGGACAAGGACAAGGGCAAGCACAAGCACAAGAACAAGCACAAGCACAAGCACAAGCACAAGCACAAGCACAAGCACAAGCACAAGCAGTTATCATAGCATCAACCTCAGCACAAGCAACACAAGCAGCACAAGCACAACCACAAGCACAACCAAAGTGA
- the LOC112182552 gene encoding myosin heavy chain IB isoform X2: MDRFNLQRRVKMNESKYAFADEEQSQNDDAQGTRMRPSASNVTEDQEPFMGVKVRRKASFHRQFNGDYIDVRSNPYLMKILRKQGDKEVLFADKVLKFTSTGKMKRRILMITDFAIYIVDPEADALKRRIALAAVEKMCLSELSDNFFAVIIPTEYDLLMASTRKTEIVTVLVEATKSASDYELEVCFGNSFEYNADAELVKEVQFEEVEGGVKTRILRK, translated from the exons ATGGACAGGTTCAATCTCCAGAGGCGGGTCAAGATGAACGAATCCAAGTACGCCTTCGCCGACGAAGAGCAATCCCAAAACGACGACGCACAAGGCACCAGGATGCGGCCGTCGGCGAGCAACGTCACCGAGGATCAGGAGCCATTCATGGGAGTCAAGGTCCGCCGGAAAGCCTCGTTTCACCGTCAGTTCAACGGCGACTACATCGACGTCCGCTCCAATCCGTACTTGATGAAAATCTTGCGGAAACAAG GTGACAAGGAAGTTTTGTTTGCTGATAAGGTGTTGAAATTTACTAGTACTGGAAAAATGAAGCGGCGGATTTTGATGATCACTGACTTTGCTATCTACATTGTTGATCCTGAGGCCGATGCGCTGAAGCGGAGGATAGCTCTTGCGGCTGTGGAGAAAATGTGCTTGAGTGAGTTGAGTGATAATTTTTTCGCAGTGATTATTCCCACAGAGTATGATTTGCTCATGGCTAGTACTCGCAAGACGGAGATCGTTACTGTCTTGGTTGAGGCTACTAAGAGTGCTTCTGATTACGAGCTTGAAGTTTGTTTCGGTAACAG ttttGAGTATAATGCAGATGCAGAGTTAGTGAAGGAGGTTCAGTTTGAAGAAGTTGAAG GAGGTGTTAAAACAAGAATCCTGAGGAAGTAA
- the LOC112182552 gene encoding myosin heavy chain IB isoform X1 translates to MDRFNLQRRVKMNESKYAFADEEQSQNDDAQGTRMRPSASNVTEDQEPFMGVKVRRKASFHRQFNGDYIDVRSNPYLMKILRKQDCVVMLFLGDKEVLFADKVLKFTSTGKMKRRILMITDFAIYIVDPEADALKRRIALAAVEKMCLSELSDNFFAVIIPTEYDLLMASTRKTEIVTVLVEATKSASDYELEVCFGNSFEYNADAELVKEVQFEEVEGGVKTRILRK, encoded by the exons ATGGACAGGTTCAATCTCCAGAGGCGGGTCAAGATGAACGAATCCAAGTACGCCTTCGCCGACGAAGAGCAATCCCAAAACGACGACGCACAAGGCACCAGGATGCGGCCGTCGGCGAGCAACGTCACCGAGGATCAGGAGCCATTCATGGGAGTCAAGGTCCGCCGGAAAGCCTCGTTTCACCGTCAGTTCAACGGCGACTACATCGACGTCCGCTCCAATCCGTACTTGATGAAAATCTTGCGGAAACAAG ATTGTGTTGTAATGCTTTTTCTAGGTGACAAGGAAGTTTTGTTTGCTGATAAGGTGTTGAAATTTACTAGTACTGGAAAAATGAAGCGGCGGATTTTGATGATCACTGACTTTGCTATCTACATTGTTGATCCTGAGGCCGATGCGCTGAAGCGGAGGATAGCTCTTGCGGCTGTGGAGAAAATGTGCTTGAGTGAGTTGAGTGATAATTTTTTCGCAGTGATTATTCCCACAGAGTATGATTTGCTCATGGCTAGTACTCGCAAGACGGAGATCGTTACTGTCTTGGTTGAGGCTACTAAGAGTGCTTCTGATTACGAGCTTGAAGTTTGTTTCGGTAACAG ttttGAGTATAATGCAGATGCAGAGTTAGTGAAGGAGGTTCAGTTTGAAGAAGTTGAAG GAGGTGTTAAAACAAGAATCCTGAGGAAGTAA
- the LOC112182560 gene encoding ubiquitin-conjugating enzyme E2 10: MASKRILKELKDLQKDPPTSCSAGPVAEDMFHWQATIMGPPDSPYAGGVFLVTIHFPPDYPFKPPKVAFRTKVFHPNINSNGSICLDILKEQWSPALTISKVLLSICSLLTDPNPDDPLVPEIAHMYKTDRNKYETTARSWTQKYAMG, encoded by the exons ATGGCGTCGAAGCGGATCCTGAAGGAGCTTAAGGATTTGCAGAAGGATCCTCCTACGTCATGCAGCGCAG GTCCTGTTGCCGAAGACATGTTTCATTGGCAAGCAACAATTATGGGTCCCCCAGATAGTCCTTATGCTGGTGGAGTTTTTCTAGTTACTATTCATTTTCCGCCAGATTATCCATTTAAGCCACCAAAG GTGGCATTTAGAACAAAGGTATTCCACCCAAACATTAACAGCAATGGGAGCATTTGCCTTGACATCTTGAAGGAGCAATGGAGTCCTGCTCTAACCATTTCCAAG GTGTTGCTTTCAATCTGTTCACTGTTGACGGATCCAAATCCCGATGATCCATTGGTGCCAGAGATTGCTCACATGTACAAGACAGACAGGAACAAGTATGAGACAACAGCAAGAAGCTGGACCCAAAAATATGCCATGGGCTAA